Proteins encoded together in one Bradyrhizobium sp. CB82 window:
- a CDS encoding HNH endonuclease signature motif containing protein, which produces MPYRQYIASDAWLTSPARFEALRSAGFRCRLCNAPSSEIPLQAHHRTYENLGDESPDDLTALCRDCHRDVHNFLSARLYATLQPPTVVDVVIHARAPLFDASFAGEAA; this is translated from the coding sequence ATGCCATACCGTCAATACATCGCGAGCGACGCCTGGCTTACTAGCCCCGCCAGGTTCGAAGCTCTGCGCTCGGCCGGATTCCGCTGCCGTCTGTGCAACGCGCCTTCGTCGGAGATCCCGCTTCAGGCCCATCACCGCACGTACGAGAACCTCGGCGACGAGAGCCCGGACGATCTCACCGCGCTGTGCCGTGATTGTCATCGCGACGTACACAACTTCCTCAGTGCCCGTCTCTACGCGACGCTCCAGCCGCCGACCGTCGTCGACGTCGTCATCCACGCCCGTGCGCCGCTGTTCGACGCCTCGTTCGCGGGAGAAGCGGCATGA
- a CDS encoding metallophosphoesterase gives MLAQLFSDLHADWRAPKPITVGAGVDVVIVPGDVCEGARNSFVALRRIVPVDIPIVFVMGNHEYYRRFVLDELDEARRAAPDHNVVLLENDTAVVGAVNGVGGVRFIGATGWVDFRLFGDHRMAAAMAAARDGMNDHRRIGWRKRPWGRFRPQEAAAMHAQSRAYIAAELADPRASAMPVVIVTHHAPSFRSVPELWKDDPLTPAFASTIADDLLSGPLDGTDDLRSNPQEATGPTPRVDFWFHGHVHACSDYMINRTRVICNPHGYGDEVQDFDPGLIVKISS, from the coding sequence ATGCTGGCCCAGCTCTTCTCGGACCTGCATGCGGACTGGCGGGCCCCCAAACCGATAACGGTCGGCGCCGGCGTCGATGTCGTCATCGTGCCGGGCGACGTCTGCGAAGGCGCGCGCAACTCCTTCGTGGCGTTGCGCCGCATCGTCCCCGTCGACATCCCGATCGTGTTCGTCATGGGAAATCACGAGTATTATCGCAGGTTCGTTCTCGACGAGCTGGATGAGGCCCGTCGTGCAGCGCCCGATCACAACGTGGTCCTGCTGGAGAACGACACTGCCGTCGTCGGTGCCGTGAACGGCGTCGGCGGCGTGAGGTTCATCGGCGCCACCGGCTGGGTCGACTTCCGGCTCTTCGGCGACCACCGCATGGCGGCCGCCATGGCGGCCGCGCGCGATGGCATGAACGACCACCGGCGGATCGGATGGCGCAAACGCCCGTGGGGGCGCTTTCGCCCTCAGGAAGCGGCGGCCATGCATGCCCAATCGCGCGCCTACATCGCGGCCGAGCTCGCCGATCCGCGCGCTTCGGCGATGCCGGTCGTGATCGTCACCCACCACGCGCCGAGCTTTCGCTCCGTCCCCGAACTTTGGAAGGACGATCCTCTGACGCCCGCCTTCGCCTCGACGATAGCGGACGACCTGCTTTCCGGTCCGCTCGACGGAACGGACGATCTGCGCTCCAACCCGCAGGAAGCGACCGGGCCGACGCCGCGAGTTGACTTCTGGTTTCACGGCCACGTTCACGCCTGCTCCGACTACATGATCAACCGGACCCGTGTGATCTGCAACCCGCACGGTTACGGCGACGAGGTCCAGGATTTCGATCCAGGCTTGATCGTGAAAATCAGCTCCTAG